The following proteins are co-located in the Apium graveolens cultivar Ventura chromosome 5, ASM990537v1, whole genome shotgun sequence genome:
- the LOC141661733 gene encoding very-long-chain 3-oxoacyl-CoA reductase-like protein At1g24470 isoform X1 has protein sequence MMLFDHLEPQPFYIVILLYLGIFIFLKKSFYFLNWIFITFLRPPKNLKKYYGSWALITGSTDGIGKAMAFELARKGLNLVLVSRNLSKLDRVSRELLAENPNIQIKNLVLDFSGNVVAGVREMQVAIKGLEIGVLINNAGVTYHEAMYFHEVEEKVWMNLVNVNLRGTTLVTRAVVKGMIKRRRGAIVNIGSAASVVVSSHPLYAIYAATKAYIHQLSRSLYVEYKHYGIDVQCQVPLYVSTKMAENVAGIKRASMFIPSAEDYAKAAVKCIGYEIRCTPYWPHAVQWFFASLLPDFVLDSWRFSVGIRRRSSVHCKLT, from the exons ATGATGCTTTTTGATCACCTAGAACCACAGCCATTTTATATTGTTATCCTTCTTTATCTTGGTATTTTCATTTTCTTGAAAAAATCATTCTATTTCCTTAACTGGATCTTCATTACATTTCTCAGACCTCCAAAAAACCTCAAGAAATACTATGGCTCATGGGCTCTCATTACCGGCTCAACCGATGGCATAGGCAAAGCCATGGCCTTTGAACTAGCCAGAAAAGGCCTAAACCTGGTACTAGTTAGTAGAAACCTCAGCAAACTAGATCGAGTTTCCAGAGAGCTTTTAGCCGAGAATCCAAACATACAGATCAAGAACTTGGTTTTGGACTTCTCAGGAAATGTGGTTGCAGGGGTGAGGGAAATGCAAGTGGCTATTAAAGGGTTGGAGATTGGTGTATTGATTAATAATGCGGGGGTGACATATCATGAGGCAATGTATTTTCATGAGGTGGAAGAAAAAGTGTGGATGAATTTAGTGAATGTGAACTTGAGGGGAACAACTTTGGTGACCAGAGCAGTTGTTAAAGGGATGATTAAGAGGAGAAGAGGTGCTATTGTTAATATCGGTTCCGCTGCTTCTGTTGTTGTGTCTTCTCATCCACTGTATGCCATCTATGCTGCTACCAAAGC GTACATTCATCAGCTGTCAAGATCCTTATATGTGGAGTATAAACATTATGGGATAGATGTCCAGTGCCAG GTACCATTATACGTATCGACAAAAATGGCAGAAAATGTTGCAGGAATAAAAAGAGCATCAATGTTCATCCCGTCGGCGGAAGATTATGCAAAAGCTGCTGTGAAATGTATTGGTTATGAAATCAGGTGCACCCCTTACTGGCCACATGCAGTTCAATGGTTTTTTGCCTCCTTACTGCCTGATTTCGTTCTCGACTCCTGGC
- the LOC141661733 gene encoding very-long-chain 3-oxoacyl-CoA reductase-like protein At1g24470 isoform X2 yields MMLFDHLEPQPFYIVILLYLGIFIFLKKSFYFLNWIFITFLRPPKNLKKYYGSWALITGSTDGIGKAMAFELARKGLNLVLVSRNLSKLDRVSRELLAENPNIQIKNLVLDFSGNVVAGVREMQVAIKGLEIGVLINNAGVTYHEAMYFHEVEEKVWMNLVNVNLRGTTLVTRAVVKGMIKRRRGAIVNIGSAASVVVSSHPLYIHQLSRSLYVEYKHYGIDVQCQVPLYVSTKMAENVAGIKRASMFIPSAEDYAKAAVKCIGYEIRCTPYWPHAVQWFFASLLPDFVLDSWRFSVGIRRRSSVHCKLT; encoded by the exons ATGATGCTTTTTGATCACCTAGAACCACAGCCATTTTATATTGTTATCCTTCTTTATCTTGGTATTTTCATTTTCTTGAAAAAATCATTCTATTTCCTTAACTGGATCTTCATTACATTTCTCAGACCTCCAAAAAACCTCAAGAAATACTATGGCTCATGGGCTCTCATTACCGGCTCAACCGATGGCATAGGCAAAGCCATGGCCTTTGAACTAGCCAGAAAAGGCCTAAACCTGGTACTAGTTAGTAGAAACCTCAGCAAACTAGATCGAGTTTCCAGAGAGCTTTTAGCCGAGAATCCAAACATACAGATCAAGAACTTGGTTTTGGACTTCTCAGGAAATGTGGTTGCAGGGGTGAGGGAAATGCAAGTGGCTATTAAAGGGTTGGAGATTGGTGTATTGATTAATAATGCGGGGGTGACATATCATGAGGCAATGTATTTTCATGAGGTGGAAGAAAAAGTGTGGATGAATTTAGTGAATGTGAACTTGAGGGGAACAACTTTGGTGACCAGAGCAGTTGTTAAAGGGATGATTAAGAGGAGAAGAGGTGCTATTGTTAATATCGGTTCCGCTGCTTCTGTTGTTGTGTCTTCTCATCCACT GTACATTCATCAGCTGTCAAGATCCTTATATGTGGAGTATAAACATTATGGGATAGATGTCCAGTGCCAG GTACCATTATACGTATCGACAAAAATGGCAGAAAATGTTGCAGGAATAAAAAGAGCATCAATGTTCATCCCGTCGGCGGAAGATTATGCAAAAGCTGCTGTGAAATGTATTGGTTATGAAATCAGGTGCACCCCTTACTGGCCACATGCAGTTCAATGGTTTTTTGCCTCCTTACTGCCTGATTTCGTTCTCGACTCCTGGC
- the LOC141661733 gene encoding very-long-chain 3-oxoacyl-CoA reductase-like protein At1g24470 isoform X3: MQTLINSYTEGHYCIYKKSSRPPKNLKKYYGSWALITGSTDGIGKAMAFELARKGLNLVLVSRNLSKLDRVSRELLAENPNIQIKNLVLDFSGNVVAGVREMQVAIKGLEIGVLINNAGVTYHEAMYFHEVEEKVWMNLVNVNLRGTTLVTRAVVKGMIKRRRGAIVNIGSAASVVVSSHPLYAIYAATKAYIHQLSRSLYVEYKHYGIDVQCQVPLYVSTKMAENVAGIKRASMFIPSAEDYAKAAVKCIGYEIRCTPYWPHAVQWFFASLLPDFVLDSWRFSVGIRRRSSVHCKLT, from the exons ATGCAGACCTTAATCAATTCCTACACTGAGGGTCACTACTGCATATACAAGAAGAGTTCAAG ACCTCCAAAAAACCTCAAGAAATACTATGGCTCATGGGCTCTCATTACCGGCTCAACCGATGGCATAGGCAAAGCCATGGCCTTTGAACTAGCCAGAAAAGGCCTAAACCTGGTACTAGTTAGTAGAAACCTCAGCAAACTAGATCGAGTTTCCAGAGAGCTTTTAGCCGAGAATCCAAACATACAGATCAAGAACTTGGTTTTGGACTTCTCAGGAAATGTGGTTGCAGGGGTGAGGGAAATGCAAGTGGCTATTAAAGGGTTGGAGATTGGTGTATTGATTAATAATGCGGGGGTGACATATCATGAGGCAATGTATTTTCATGAGGTGGAAGAAAAAGTGTGGATGAATTTAGTGAATGTGAACTTGAGGGGAACAACTTTGGTGACCAGAGCAGTTGTTAAAGGGATGATTAAGAGGAGAAGAGGTGCTATTGTTAATATCGGTTCCGCTGCTTCTGTTGTTGTGTCTTCTCATCCACTGTATGCCATCTATGCTGCTACCAAAGC GTACATTCATCAGCTGTCAAGATCCTTATATGTGGAGTATAAACATTATGGGATAGATGTCCAGTGCCAG GTACCATTATACGTATCGACAAAAATGGCAGAAAATGTTGCAGGAATAAAAAGAGCATCAATGTTCATCCCGTCGGCGGAAGATTATGCAAAAGCTGCTGTGAAATGTATTGGTTATGAAATCAGGTGCACCCCTTACTGGCCACATGCAGTTCAATGGTTTTTTGCCTCCTTACTGCCTGATTTCGTTCTCGACTCCTGGC